The Desulfoscipio gibsoniae DSM 7213 genome contains a region encoding:
- a CDS encoding FeoA family protein produces MMTLDKVRRGDMIKIVSIGSAGIKENALRMGINEGAVLTCAEVIPAGPVVLGKHRQEIAIGRNLARSINVELLARVGEARSVNSKLSGEPC; encoded by the coding sequence ATGATGACCCTGGATAAAGTAAGGCGAGGCGACATGATAAAAATTGTGTCTATTGGCAGCGCCGGGATCAAGGAAAACGCTTTGCGCATGGGCATCAATGAGGGGGCAGTTTTAACCTGCGCTGAGGTAATACCCGCCGGTCCGGTAGTGCTGGGCAAGCACAGGCAGGAAATAGCCATTGGCCGAAACCTGGCACGGAGTATCAATGTTGAGTTATTGGCCCGGGTCGGGGAGGCCAGGTCGGTGAATTCCAAACTTTCTGGTGAACCTTGTTAA
- the feoB gene encoding ferrous iron transport protein B gives MSNKINNDFGPGQRKIVLVGNPNSGKSVLFHRLTGQYVDVSNFPGTTMEFCCSKWGQDFLVDTPGVYGLSYNTPEESLVRDAVLTADMVINVVDAVHIDRDLFLTCQIADMGVPMLVVLNMADELLSRGLELNPAVLEDRLGVPVIPTVATTGEGIDLLKERMSHARPGQESHLVKKLLPQYSGLPRGEALMVLEGDPEVAARNNMAPGGEKGNIYADRRRRANDITSTALREKTADVAFATRLGHWLIRPATGIPALLLALWLFYELVGVFFAQTVVGYTEGVFMNGYYEPWIRSLLVRVIDLQSPLGVMLAGQFGLLTMAITYVLGLLFPLVLGFYLVLSTLEDSGYMSRIAILMDRVMGCLGLNGQAVVPMVLGFGCVTMALITTRLLTSERERRIATFLLALTVPCSAQLAFVAAILGSLGPGYMLLYGLIIFSLMAGVGTVLNRFMPGGSVPLLLDLPPMRVPRIDNVLLKSWTRTVSFIKEAFPVFLGGAFLLSLLSITGLIDKIQKLMEPLTMGWLYLPNETASAFIMGFIRRDFGTAGIMEITMDPLQTFVALVTLTMFVPCIASTLVIFKERGWREGTVIWLMITVLAFVGGGLLSRLFNFTHDLNPAMTLPLTALVMVAALFIVVTISRRRQTIG, from the coding sequence GTGAGTAATAAAATAAATAATGATTTTGGACCAGGACAAAGAAAAATAGTATTGGTGGGTAACCCCAATTCCGGCAAGTCAGTTCTATTTCACCGGTTAACCGGTCAATATGTTGATGTATCCAATTTTCCCGGCACAACTATGGAATTTTGCTGTAGCAAGTGGGGGCAAGATTTTTTAGTGGATACTCCCGGGGTATACGGGCTTTCTTACAATACCCCCGAGGAATCGCTGGTGAGGGATGCCGTGTTAACCGCGGATATGGTGATCAATGTAGTGGATGCGGTACATATTGACCGCGATCTTTTTCTTACATGTCAGATTGCTGATATGGGGGTACCAATGCTGGTGGTATTGAATATGGCTGACGAGTTGCTGTCACGCGGACTGGAATTGAACCCTGCAGTCCTGGAGGACCGGTTGGGTGTACCTGTTATACCAACGGTGGCCACCACAGGTGAAGGCATAGATTTGCTCAAGGAACGGATGTCCCACGCCCGGCCCGGGCAAGAGTCCCACCTGGTGAAAAAACTGCTGCCGCAGTATTCCGGTTTACCCCGGGGCGAAGCGCTGATGGTGCTGGAGGGGGACCCGGAAGTAGCTGCCCGTAATAATATGGCACCCGGCGGGGAAAAGGGAAATATTTATGCCGACCGGCGCCGCAGGGCCAACGATATTACCTCAACCGCTCTGCGGGAAAAGACTGCTGATGTGGCATTTGCCACCCGGCTGGGTCACTGGTTGATCCGCCCGGCCACCGGCATACCGGCGCTGTTGCTGGCCCTGTGGCTGTTTTATGAATTGGTGGGGGTGTTTTTTGCCCAGACAGTGGTTGGATATACCGAGGGTGTTTTTATGAACGGCTATTATGAGCCCTGGATACGCTCACTGCTGGTACGGGTCATAGACTTGCAATCTCCGTTGGGGGTGATGCTAGCCGGTCAATTCGGATTGCTAACTATGGCCATTACCTATGTGCTGGGATTGCTATTTCCCCTCGTGTTGGGTTTTTATCTGGTATTATCAACATTGGAGGATTCCGGTTATATGTCCCGGATAGCCATTTTAATGGATCGAGTAATGGGCTGCCTGGGACTAAATGGACAAGCAGTCGTTCCAATGGTGCTGGGTTTTGGTTGTGTAACAATGGCGCTGATTACCACCCGGTTGCTGACTAGCGAGCGGGAAAGGCGCATCGCTACTTTTTTGCTGGCCCTTACGGTGCCCTGTTCAGCCCAACTGGCTTTTGTAGCGGCAATATTGGGTTCTTTAGGCCCAGGGTACATGTTATTATACGGGCTGATTATCTTTAGCCTGATGGCCGGAGTGGGTACAGTACTAAACAGGTTTATGCCTGGAGGTAGTGTGCCGCTGTTGTTGGACCTGCCTCCCATGCGTGTCCCCAGGATTGATAATGTACTACTTAAATCCTGGACCAGAACAGTTAGTTTTATTAAAGAAGCGTTTCCTGTTTTCCTGGGGGGTGCATTCCTGCTGAGCTTATTGAGTATAACAGGTTTGATTGATAAAATTCAAAAACTAATGGAGCCGCTGACAATGGGTTGGCTATATTTGCCCAATGAAACTGCCAGTGCCTTTATTATGGGTTTTATTCGCCGTGACTTTGGTACCGCCGGAATAATGGAAATAACCATGGACCCCCTTCAAACGTTTGTGGCTTTGGTTACCCTAACCATGTTTGTACCATGCATAGCCTCCACACTGGTTATATTCAAGGAACGGGGCTGGCGGGAGGGAACGGTGATCTGGCTGATGATTACCGTACTAGCCTTTGTGGGCGGAGGATTATTATCCCGGCTGTTTAACTTTACGCATGATTTAAACCCCGCCATGACGTTACCGCTTACCGCCCTGGTCATGGTGGCCGCATTATTTATTGTAGTTACCATTTCCCGCCGGCGGCAAACTATTGGATGA
- the larA gene encoding nickel-dependent lactate racemase: MKFNMKYGRGDLCLELPDDHVRAVVKPCFPLVSDPGSLIEAALRNPIASPGLAGVIKNKRPERVVIVVNDHTRPTPYHYLLPPLLKDLTEAGVDQSTVTFLVATGAHRSNTNDEHNDSLGAAVQGYKVINHDCRGKLARLGMLSNGCMLEVNPLVAGADLVILTGLVAPHELAGFSGGRKSILPGVAGIEAVTANHALLSAGGIGAGKLDGNPVHRIMMEALKAVRPDFIINVVADSEQRPVHVVAGDPEKAWMAGVELCRKAVKVGGEKLSKIGLASAGGHPRDINLYQSIKSMRNASKLISSGGTLVICAECPQGVGHRVLENWANDAKTPRDMTDRLKKGFVLGGHKAHLLAELVERISVILISSMPGHLVRKFFMTPAVDFNDALMQVIHKYGDNYQAIVMPEAALIMPEN, encoded by the coding sequence ATGAAATTTAATATGAAATACGGGCGTGGTGATCTTTGCCTGGAGCTGCCTGATGATCATGTGCGAGCCGTTGTTAAACCCTGTTTTCCCCTGGTTAGCGATCCCGGGTCATTAATAGAAGCGGCTTTGCGAAATCCCATAGCTTCGCCGGGACTGGCCGGAGTGATAAAAAACAAACGCCCGGAGAGGGTGGTGATAGTGGTAAACGATCATACTCGACCCACTCCATACCATTATCTTCTGCCGCCTTTACTGAAGGATTTGACAGAAGCCGGGGTTGATCAAAGCACTGTTACCTTTCTTGTGGCTACTGGTGCGCACCGGAGCAATACAAATGATGAACATAACGATTCCCTGGGGGCAGCGGTGCAAGGATACAAAGTCATCAATCACGACTGCCGGGGCAAGCTTGCTCGTCTGGGTATGCTTAGCAACGGGTGCATGCTTGAAGTTAACCCCCTGGTTGCCGGGGCGGATTTAGTTATTTTGACCGGGCTGGTAGCGCCCCACGAGTTGGCAGGTTTTTCAGGGGGGCGTAAATCAATTTTGCCGGGGGTGGCGGGAATTGAGGCCGTGACAGCTAATCATGCCCTGCTTTCTGCCGGGGGGATTGGTGCTGGAAAACTGGATGGCAACCCGGTGCATCGTATTATGATGGAGGCATTGAAAGCTGTGCGGCCGGATTTTATTATCAATGTTGTGGCGGATAGCGAACAAAGACCAGTGCACGTAGTGGCGGGCGATCCCGAAAAGGCCTGGATGGCAGGAGTTGAGCTATGTCGGAAGGCAGTGAAGGTGGGTGGTGAAAAGCTGTCGAAGATTGGCCTGGCAAGTGCTGGTGGGCATCCCCGGGACATTAATTTATATCAGTCCATTAAATCGATGCGTAATGCGTCCAAACTGATTTCCAGCGGTGGAACACTGGTGATTTGTGCTGAGTGCCCCCAGGGGGTCGGCCACAGGGTGCTGGAAAACTGGGCCAACGATGCTAAAACCCCCCGGGATATGACTGACCGGCTGAAAAAAGGATTTGTATTGGGCGGCCATAAGGCCCACCTTTTGGCTGAGCTGGTCGAAAGAATTTCTGTAATATTAATTTCTTCGATGCCCGGGCACTTGGTACGTAAATTTTTCATGACACCAGCTGTGGATTTTAATGATGCGTTAATGCAGGTTATTCACAAATACGGCGATAATTATCAAGCAATAGTTATGCCTGAGGCGGCATTAATAATGCCTGAAAATTAA